One part of the Acidobacteriota bacterium genome encodes these proteins:
- a CDS encoding YciI family protein has product MQYLLLIYGNEQSFGKMANPERDAILQEYGDFTKSIAQSGHYRGGNELAETSTATTVRVRDKKRLVTDGPFAETKEQLGGYYLVEAKDLDEAIALAARIPSARWGSIEVRPIIPHDMP; this is encoded by the coding sequence ATGCAATACCTTTTGCTGATCTATGGAAATGAACAGTCTTTTGGCAAGATGGCCAACCCGGAGCGAGATGCCATCCTGCAGGAGTATGGCGACTTTACCAAGAGCATTGCGCAGAGCGGCCACTACCGTGGAGGCAATGAACTGGCGGAAACAAGCACTGCGACGACCGTCCGGGTCCGAGACAAGAAGCGCTTAGTCACGGATGGGCCGTTCGCGGAGACCAAAGAGCAACTGGGTGGCTACTACCTGGTCGAGGCCAAAGATCTGGATGAAGCCATTGCGTTGGCCGCCCGGATTCCTTCCGCGCGTTGGGGTTCGATTGAGGTCCGGCCCATCATTCCACATGACATGCCCTAG
- a CDS encoding RNA polymerase sigma factor: MDTSVERIYREESGRVLATLIRLLGSFDVAEEVMQDAFATALEQWPRQGIPDNPRAWLVSTAHHKAVDRFRRESCFNSKREELQKIAVLEQQLAESEDNMLRQPAEDGIGDDRLRLIFTCCHPALMLEAQVALTLRTLCGLSTEEIARAFLVPLATMSQRLVRAKQKIRDARIPYRVPPEGELAARLEAVMLVVYLVFNEGYSAISGDAAVRRELCSEAIRLGRLIRELLPGQSEAGALLALMLLHHSRRSARTDARGEVVLLEEQDRSLWSQQEIREGLGLVESALRGSPAGPYALQAAIAAIHAQAARAEETDWKQIVLLYQALLRVQPSPVVELNHAAAVAMAIGPAEGLRLLDGLEGKQELREYYLLPAARGDLLRRLRQWPEAALAYRRALALTSNEAARAFLSRRLAEMEARA; encoded by the coding sequence ATGGACACGAGCGTAGAGCGCATTTACCGCGAGGAGTCAGGGAGGGTTCTGGCGACGCTAATCCGCCTGCTTGGCAGCTTCGACGTGGCGGAAGAAGTGATGCAGGACGCTTTCGCCACTGCGCTCGAACAGTGGCCGCGGCAGGGGATCCCTGACAATCCGCGAGCATGGCTGGTGTCGACGGCCCATCACAAGGCTGTGGACCGCTTTCGCCGGGAAAGTTGTTTTAATTCCAAGCGCGAGGAACTGCAGAAGATTGCGGTACTGGAGCAGCAGCTAGCGGAGTCGGAAGACAACATGTTGCGGCAGCCTGCCGAAGACGGGATTGGCGATGACCGGTTGCGGCTGATCTTTACCTGCTGTCACCCCGCGCTGATGCTGGAGGCCCAGGTGGCTCTCACACTGCGCACGTTGTGCGGTTTGAGCACCGAAGAAATTGCGCGGGCATTTCTGGTCCCGCTCGCCACCATGTCACAGCGACTGGTGCGCGCGAAACAGAAGATTCGTGATGCTCGTATTCCGTATCGAGTTCCGCCTGAGGGTGAACTGGCGGCCCGGCTCGAAGCGGTCATGCTGGTGGTGTATCTCGTCTTCAACGAAGGCTACAGCGCCATCTCAGGAGACGCGGCGGTTCGTCGGGAACTGTGCAGTGAGGCGATTCGATTGGGAAGGCTTATCCGCGAATTACTTCCAGGACAGAGCGAGGCCGGCGCGTTGTTGGCGCTGATGCTGCTGCATCATTCTCGTCGCTCCGCGCGAACGGATGCAAGAGGGGAAGTGGTATTGCTCGAGGAACAGGATCGCAGTCTGTGGAGCCAGCAGGAAATTCGCGAAGGTCTGGGGCTCGTAGAGTCCGCTTTGCGCGGCAGTCCGGCCGGTCCCTACGCCTTGCAGGCCGCCATTGCGGCGATTCATGCGCAGGCAGCGCGCGCGGAAGAAACCGACTGGAAACAGATAGTCTTGCTTTATCAGGCTCTGCTGCGGGTACAGCCCTCGCCGGTTGTGGAATTGAATCATGCGGCGGCTGTGGCTATGGCCATCGGACCCGCCGAGGGCCTGCGTCTGCTCGATGGCCTCGAAGGGAAGCAGGAGCTTCGCGAGTACTATCTGCTGCCCGCGGCCCGCGGGGATTTGCTGCGGCGACTTCGTCAGTGGCCTGAAGCTGCCTTGGCGTACCGCCGGGCTCTCGCGCTTACGAGCAACGAAGCGGCGCGTGCTTTTCTGTCGCGAAGATTGGCGGAGATGGAAGCGCGAGCCTGA
- a CDS encoding aspartate aminotransferase family protein, translated as MNMAATFDRNRLQSLMQREQTRFINENPKSKAIFERGKKSLLSGVPMNWMVKWAGAFPPVVREAQGAHFYDQDGHRYIDFCLGDTGAMTGHSPHAAVKALEEQARRGITLMLPSEDAVFVAEELQKRFGLAYWQFALTATDANRFSIRLARQITGRSKILVFNWCYHGSVDECFITLHPDGTSTSRRGNIGPPVDLSVTTRVVEFNDVPALEKALAHGDVACVLAEPAMTNVGIVHPVDGYHHALRELTRKYGTLLIIDETHTICAGPGGFTRAQNLDPDFLVFGKPIGAGVPGAAYGFTQQVADLIAKNYSLEDCDTGGIGGTLAGNALSLAAMRATLTKVLTPEAFDRMMPMAERWTAGVQKVINDFGMPWSVTRLGCRAEYLFGPNEPRNGTEAHDAMDFELERFMHLYAMNRGILLTPFHNMALMSPATAPEDVDQHSKVFREAVRELMG; from the coding sequence ATGAATATGGCCGCTACCTTCGACCGCAACCGTCTCCAGTCCCTGATGCAGCGTGAGCAAACGCGCTTCATCAATGAGAATCCAAAGTCCAAAGCCATCTTCGAACGCGGCAAAAAGTCGCTGCTCTCCGGCGTTCCCATGAATTGGATGGTGAAGTGGGCGGGAGCATTTCCTCCGGTGGTTCGCGAAGCCCAAGGTGCTCACTTCTACGACCAGGACGGCCATCGCTACATCGATTTCTGTCTCGGAGACACGGGCGCCATGACGGGCCACTCGCCCCACGCCGCCGTGAAGGCCCTCGAAGAGCAGGCCCGGCGCGGCATCACGCTCATGCTGCCGTCCGAAGATGCCGTTTTCGTCGCGGAAGAATTGCAAAAGCGTTTCGGCCTGGCGTACTGGCAATTCGCGCTGACCGCCACTGATGCCAACCGTTTTTCAATTCGTCTCGCGCGCCAGATCACCGGACGCTCCAAGATTCTGGTCTTCAACTGGTGTTATCACGGTTCGGTCGATGAGTGCTTTATTACGTTGCATCCCGACGGCACGAGCACGTCTCGACGAGGAAATATTGGTCCACCGGTCGACCTGTCGGTAACCACGAGGGTTGTGGAATTCAACGACGTGCCTGCTCTGGAGAAAGCCCTGGCGCATGGCGACGTCGCCTGCGTGCTCGCCGAACCGGCGATGACCAATGTCGGCATCGTGCATCCCGTCGACGGATACCACCACGCGCTCCGCGAACTGACGCGCAAGTACGGCACGCTGCTCATCATCGACGAGACCCACACCATTTGCGCAGGCCCCGGCGGATTCACTCGCGCCCAGAACCTTGATCCGGACTTTCTGGTCTTCGGCAAGCCAATTGGCGCAGGCGTTCCCGGCGCCGCCTACGGATTCACCCAGCAGGTGGCCGATCTGATCGCAAAAAATTACAGTCTCGAGGATTGCGACACGGGCGGCATCGGCGGCACACTCGCCGGCAACGCGCTTTCACTCGCCGCCATGCGTGCGACGTTGACAAAAGTTCTCACTCCGGAAGCCTTTGACCGCATGATGCCCATGGCGGAACGTTGGACCGCCGGCGTGCAGAAAGTGATCAACGATTTCGGGATGCCCTGGAGCGTCACTCGCCTGGGCTGCCGGGCGGAATATCTGTTCGGTCCGAACGAACCAAGGAACGGAACCGAAGCCCACGACGCGATGGACTTCGAACTCGAGCGCTTCATGCATCTGTACGCCATGAATCGCGGCATCCTGCTCACGCCGTTCCATAACATGGCCCTGATGTCCCCCGCCACCGCGCCCGAGGACGTCGATCAACACAGCAAAGTCTTCCGCGAAGCCGTCCGCGAGTTGATGGGATAA
- the hslU gene encoding ATP-dependent protease ATPase subunit HslU, with the protein MAIYLPGTAEEEQIALDELTPREIVAALDKYVVGQKDAKRAVAIALRNRMRRQKLTPELAEEVIPKNIIMIGPTGVGKTEIARRLAKLANSPFLKVEASKFTEVGYVGRDVESMIRDLVEIAIEMIREEKLEDVADKAELNAEERLLDLLLPPTTPRPAETPQPGFVLEGNTPSGESHSRTREKLRQQLREGKLDDRQVEIETRERNFPSFEIISNQGVEEMDVNLKDMLPNIFGQRTKKRKMKVNEAFEYLIQEEEQRLIDMEQVTRTAIDRVENSGIIFLDEIDKIAGRESGHGPDVSREGVQRDILPIVEGTTVNTRYGMVRTDHILFVAAGAFHVSKPSDLIPELQGRFPIRVELQSLTMEDFIRILTEPKSSLTKQYTALLETEGVKLEFTPDALDEIARFAFRVNEGTENIGARRLHTIMERVLDEISFEAPEKKGQTFTIDAAYVQKMLSEIVKDQDLSRYIL; encoded by the coding sequence ATGGCAATTTATCTACCCGGTACCGCCGAAGAAGAACAAATCGCGCTCGACGAACTCACTCCACGCGAGATCGTCGCTGCACTCGACAAGTACGTTGTCGGGCAGAAGGACGCCAAGCGCGCCGTCGCCATCGCCCTGCGCAATCGCATGCGCCGGCAGAAACTGACGCCTGAGTTGGCCGAAGAAGTCATTCCCAAAAACATCATCATGATCGGCCCCACCGGCGTGGGCAAAACCGAGATTGCGCGCCGTCTGGCCAAGCTCGCCAACTCGCCGTTTCTGAAAGTTGAAGCTTCGAAGTTCACGGAAGTCGGTTATGTGGGACGCGATGTGGAATCGATGATCCGCGACCTGGTCGAGATCGCGATCGAGATGATCCGCGAAGAGAAGCTCGAAGACGTTGCCGACAAAGCGGAACTGAACGCGGAGGAACGACTGCTCGACCTTCTGCTGCCTCCGACCACGCCGCGCCCAGCGGAGACTCCGCAACCCGGCTTTGTCCTGGAAGGAAACACACCGTCTGGCGAATCCCACTCGCGCACACGCGAAAAATTGCGTCAGCAATTGCGCGAAGGCAAGCTCGACGACCGCCAAGTCGAAATCGAAACGCGCGAGCGCAATTTTCCGTCGTTCGAAATCATCTCCAACCAGGGCGTCGAGGAGATGGACGTCAACCTCAAGGACATGCTGCCCAACATCTTCGGCCAGCGCACCAAGAAGCGGAAGATGAAGGTCAACGAGGCGTTCGAGTATCTGATCCAGGAAGAAGAGCAGCGCCTGATTGACATGGAGCAGGTCACGCGCACTGCCATCGACCGCGTGGAAAACTCCGGCATCATCTTCCTCGACGAAATCGACAAGATCGCCGGACGCGAAAGCGGCCACGGTCCAGATGTTTCCCGTGAAGGAGTGCAGCGCGACATCCTGCCCATCGTCGAAGGTACGACCGTCAACACACGTTACGGGATGGTGCGCACGGATCACATTCTTTTCGTCGCCGCGGGGGCATTCCACGTTTCCAAGCCCAGCGACTTGATTCCAGAGTTGCAGGGCCGTTTTCCGATCCGGGTGGAATTGCAGTCGCTGACGATGGAAGACTTTATTCGCATTCTGACAGAGCCAAAGTCGTCGCTGACCAAGCAATACACGGCACTGCTCGAAACCGAAGGCGTGAAGCTCGAATTCACTCCCGACGCGCTCGACGAAATCGCGCGCTTCGCATTCCGCGTAAACGAAGGCACAGAGAACATCGGCGCGCGCCGTCTGCATACCATCATGGAGCGCGTGCTCGACGAAATCAGCTTCGAGGCTCCTGAGAAGAAGGGCCAGACGTTCACCATCGACGCGGCGTACGTACAGAAAATGCTGAGCGAGATCGTCAAGGATCAGGATCTGTCGCGCTACATCCTGTAG
- the hslV gene encoding ATP-dependent protease subunit HslV, producing MRKSIPAVPAPRHSTSEPKAPRIRSTTVLCVRRDNKVVMAGDGQVTLGDSVIKHGAKKIRRLYQDKILAGFAGSTADAFSLFSRFESKLDQYHGNLGRSAVELAKEWRTDKLLRHLEALLLVSDKEQTFLLSGNGDVIEPDTGIAAIGSGGPFAQAAAQALADHTKLSPREIAEEAMKIAGRMCIYTNDKVTIEEL from the coding sequence ATGAGAAAAAGTATTCCAGCAGTACCAGCTCCCAGACACAGCACCTCCGAGCCGAAGGCTCCCAGAATCAGATCGACAACGGTCCTGTGTGTCCGCCGCGACAATAAGGTCGTGATGGCTGGAGACGGCCAAGTCACGCTCGGCGACTCCGTCATCAAGCATGGCGCGAAGAAGATTAGGCGTCTGTATCAGGACAAGATTCTCGCTGGATTCGCCGGCTCGACCGCCGACGCGTTTTCCCTATTCAGCCGCTTCGAATCGAAGCTCGACCAATACCACGGCAACCTGGGACGCTCCGCCGTCGAACTCGCAAAAGAATGGCGGACAGATAAACTGCTGCGCCATCTGGAAGCGCTGCTGCTGGTCTCGGACAAAGAACAGACGTTCCTGCTGAGCGGCAATGGAGATGTCATCGAACCCGACACTGGCATTGCAGCAATCGGCAGCGGTGGCCCGTTTGCACAAGCCGCTGCACAAGCGCTCGCCGATCACACGAAGCTTTCGCCGCGTGAGATTGCCGAAGAAGCCATGAAAATTGCCGGCCGCATGTGCATCTATACGAATGACAAGGTTACGATTGAGGAGCTTTAG
- a CDS encoding transposase, whose product MGRAFLPAWHCHNPVVATITEITCPPAYDVPMIRLRPGPYDYRRKLPHYQKFDRPLFVTFCKRTKDPLSPAARSLVLDHCLKGNGRTMHLHAAVIMPEHVHLLLTPMRNAEGWPFPLKDILKLIKGPSARHINMLTGASGALWQDESFDHVLRSNESFKQKVEYIRQNPIRRGLAASPGEYPWLWVEPC is encoded by the coding sequence GTGGGGCGGGCATTCCTGCCCGCCTGGCATTGTCACAATCCGGTTGTAGCCACGATCACAGAAATAACCTGCCCTCCCGCCTACGATGTGCCGATGATTCGTCTCCGGCCCGGCCCCTACGACTATCGTCGTAAACTGCCGCACTATCAGAAATTTGACCGGCCCCTATTCGTTACCTTCTGCAAGCGGACAAAAGACCCGCTGAGCCCTGCCGCCCGGTCTCTCGTGCTAGATCATTGTCTCAAGGGAAATGGCCGCACCATGCATCTCCACGCTGCCGTGATCATGCCAGAGCACGTGCATCTCTTGTTAACCCCGATGCGGAACGCGGAGGGATGGCCGTTTCCGCTGAAAGACATTCTCAAACTCATCAAAGGCCCTTCCGCACGTCATATCAATATGCTTACAGGTGCCTCCGGGGCTCTATGGCAGGACGAATCCTTCGATCACGTTCTGCGTTCCAACGAGAGCTTCAAACAAAAGGTCGAATACATTCGGCAGAATCCGATTCGCAGAGGCCTTGCGGCGAGTCCAGGTGAATACCCATGGCTCTGGGTCGAACCATGTTGA